A single region of the Hippoglossus hippoglossus isolate fHipHip1 chromosome 17, fHipHip1.pri, whole genome shotgun sequence genome encodes:
- the LOC117778510 gene encoding muscleblind-like protein 1 isoform X34 → MAMLAQQMQLNAMMPGTQLPPMVRGHTSMNTAQLLHTPMFSMAPGLATNASAAAAVAAAAFNPYLSPVSPGLMQQELLPSTPVLMASNPNVGQVPNAAAAAAQKLLRTDRLEVCREYQRGNCSRGEDDCRFAHPADSTMIDTNDNTVTVCMDYIKGRCSREKCKYFHPPAHLQAKIKATQHQVNQATAAAAMVSSLYERGHALFHTPTTAMYSTQSAVKSLKRPLDATFDLGIAPNVMAPMPKRAALEKANGASAMFNTGMLQYQQALANMQFQQQAAFLPSGSILCMTPAAGVVPMMHGGNPAAVSGASTSATSPFATASANQDSSLSKLTTNEYMQLIPIISADHLSSHKYLTQM, encoded by the exons ATGGCCATGCTGGCACAGCAGATGCAGCTCAATGCCATGATGCCCGGCACACAGCTACCGCCTATGGTGAGAGGACACACAAGTATGAACACAGCACAGCTACTGCACACG CCCATGTTCTCGATGGCGCCAGGCCTGGCCACCAAtgccagtgcagcagcagcagtcgcaGCCGCGGCCTTTAATCCCTACCTGAGCCCTGTGTCACCAGGCCTGATGCAGCAAGAGCTCCTACCCAGCACCCCTGTCCTCATGGCGTCAAACCCCAACGTCGGCCAAGTTCCCaacgctgccgctgctgctgcccagAAACTGCTGAGAACAGACAGACTTGAG GTGTGTCGGGAGTACCAGAGGGGCAACTGCTCCCGGGGCGAGGACGACTGCCGCTTCGCCCACCCCGCCGACAGCACCATGATCGACACCAACGACAACACCGTCACCGTGTGCATGGACTACATCAAGGGCCGCTGCTCCCGGGAAAAGTGCAAGTACTTTCACCCGCCAGCCCACCTGCAGGCCAAAATCAAGGCGACGCAGCACCAGGTGAACCAGGCCACAGCCGCCGCAGCCATGGTGAGCAGTCTGTACGAGCGCGGGCACGCACTCTTTCACACCCCCACAACAGCCATGTACTCA ACTCAGTCGGCTGTCAAATCACTGAAGCGACCCCTCGACGCAACCTTTGACCTG GGCATCGCCCCTAATGTCATGGCTCCCATGCCTAAGCGGGCAGCCCTGGAGAAGGCCAACGGGGCCTCTGCCATGTTTAACACTGGCATGCTCCAGTACCAACAGGCGCTGGCCAACATGCAGTTTCAGCAGCAGGCTGCTTTCCTCCCATCAG GCTCAATATTGTGCATGACACCTGCAGCCGGCGTTG TTCCCATGATGCACGGTGGTAATCCAGCCGCTGTGTCTGGAGCCTCCACATCTGCCACATCTCCCTTCGCAACTGCCTCCGCCAATCAG GACTCTTCCTTATCAAAGTTGACTACCAACGAATACATGCAATTG ATTCCAATAATATCTGCAGATCATCTGAGTAGTCACAAGTACTTGACTCAAATGTAG
- the LOC117778109 gene encoding complement C1q-like protein 2, translated as MQTNRKNSKMKTLMIVLGLSLFTLCVAEVLHLDQQAEDTNSIQSPGIKSACNCGGKSLDNYLLNALREVEAKQRNTEKKLEDLKMELQGNRVAFGAALGNVGNIGPYNTEITLTYKNVHSNTGSYNPSTGIFIAPVRGIYYFSFSGHNRSIKPMGLRLMKNGVQIVTVFNHPFGNRYETAANGMTIHLNVGDQMYMRLRENTWIFDNINNHSTFIGHLLFAL; from the exons atgcagacaaacagaaaaaattcAAAGATGAAGACCTTGATGATTGTGTTGGGTTTATCGCTCTTCACCTTGTGTGTGGCTGAGGTCCTGCATCTGGATCAACAGGCAGAAGACACCAACAGCATCCAGAGTCCAGGCATCAAATCTGCTTGTAACTGCGGGGGCAAGAGTTTGGATAACTATCTTCTTAATGCCTTGAGAGAAGTGGAGGCcaagcagagaaacactgagaaaaaGTTAGAGGATCTGAAGATGGAGCTCCAAG GTAACCGGGTGGCATTCGGAGCAGCCTTGGGCAATGTTGGAAATATTGGACCTTACAACACTGAGATCACACTGACCTACAAGAACGTCCACTCAAACACAGGCTCATACAACCCTTCTACAG GTATTTTCATTGCTCCAGTCCGAGGAATTTATTACTTCAGCTTCTCTGGTCATAATAGATCAATTAAGCCAATGGGGCTGCGACTCATGAAGAATGGAGTGCAGATCGTTACCGTGTTCAATCATCCATTTGGAAATCGCTATGAGACGGCAGCTAACGGCATGACTATACATCTTAATGTGGGAGACCAGATGTACATGAGGCTCCGGGAGAATACGTGGATTtttgataatattaataaccaCAGCACCTTCATTGGACATCTGTTATTCGCTttgtga
- the LOC117778433 gene encoding ras-related protein Rap-2b-like encodes MREYKVVVLGSGGVGKSALTVQFVTGSFIEKYDPTIEDFYRKEIEVDSSPSVLEILDTAGTEQFASMRDLYIKNGQGFILVYSLVNQQSFQDIKPMRDQIIRVKRYERVPMILVGNKVDLEGEREVSSGEGKALAQEWSCPFMETSAKNKGSVDELFAEIVRQMNYSTVPSGGDKCCSCVLF; translated from the coding sequence ATGAGGGAGTACAAAGTGGTCGTGCTGGGGTCGGGCGGAGTCGGCAAATCCGCGCTCACCGTCCAGTTCGTGACGGGCTCCTTCATCGAGAAGTACGACCCCACGATAGAGGATTTCTACCGGAAGGAGATCGAGGTGGACTCGTCGCCGTCGGTGCTGGAGATCCTGGACACCGCGGGCACCGAGCAGTTCGCCTCCATGCGGGACCTGTACATCAAGAACGGCCAGGGCTTCATCCTGGTCTACAGCCTGGTGAACCAGCAGAGCTTCCAGGACATCAAGCCGATGAGGGACCAGATCATCCGGGTGAAGCGGTACGAGCGGGTGCCGATGATCCTGGTGGGCAACAAGGTGGAcctggagggggagagggaggtgagCTCCGGGGAGGGCAAGGCGCTGGCCCAGGAGTGGAGCTGCCCCTTCATGGAAACCTCCGCCAAGAATAAAGGCTCGGTGGACGAACTGTTTGCGGAGATCGTCCGACAGATGAACTACTCAACTGTCCCCAGTGGTGGAGACAAGTGCTGCTCGTGTGTCCTGttctga